In Drosophila ananassae strain 14024-0371.13 unplaced genomic scaffold, ASM1763931v2 tig00000121, whole genome shotgun sequence, the following are encoded in one genomic region:
- the LOC123258301 gene encoding uncharacterized protein LOC123258301 — translation MFHTSVPLVEEDEFTVYRMESIPQITREGLVITKTETKYLAVDDHRKHHFAINQEHLSQCISGTNGNKVCEFKQTLLGPEIIIDGVGKLTIRQDCVIQSPTITLLGRAQFNSSGTIRMSGSYVHEWPSHEKIRTTEGQLEATLDQLDQLHAEVQGLKTWTKQAQEEVDNEADWNLVHQYSGVIMSGVAILIAAWAGYTRCARKDTSATHHRRTTRRITQGEEFQLVEQRPGLAMLARDGHHKIFEVYDPEAPQ, via the coding sequence aacgaGAGAAGGCCTGGTGATAACCAAGACGGAAACAAAATATCTAGCAGTCGATGATCATCGGAAACACCACTTTGCGATCAATCAAGAACACCTCAGTCAGTGTATCAGCGGGACGAACGGAAATAAGGTATGCGAGTTTAAGCAAACACTATTGGGCCCGGAAATCATCATCGACGGCGTAGGCAAGCTGACAATCAGGCAAGATTGTGTGATCCAAAGCCCGACCATTACATTGTTGGGGCGGGCGCAGTTTAACTCATCAGGAACAATAAGGATGTCAGGAAGTTACGTTCACGAGTGGCCATCACATGAAAAAATAAGGACAACAGAAGGACAGTTGGAAGCAACATTAGATCAGCTAGACCAACTACATGCAGAGGTGCAGGGGCTAAAAACATGGACAAAGCAAGCACAGGAAGAGGTGGACAACGAGGCAGACTGGAAtctggttcatcaatattccGGAGTAATAATGTCAGGAGTAGCAATCCTCATAGCCGCATGGGCAGGGTACACGCGGTGTGCCCGGAAGGACACCTCAGCAACCCATCACCGGAGGACGACAAGGAGAATAACCCAAGGAGAAGAATTCCAGCTGGTCGAACAACGACCCGGGCTGGCCATGTTGGCAAGAGATGGACACCACAAGATATTTGAAGTGTACGATCCAGAGGCTCCACAGTAA